From a region of the Asterias amurensis chromosome 2, ASM3211899v1 genome:
- the LOC139934104 gene encoding uncharacterized protein: MLQVHRHGVNYHMYADDIQSYLDFDPSIPCDAECCLFRLSNCIQDVQTWMLANKLMLNENKTEFFIASAPYQYKRLELLRLTKGNTTINPVSSVWNLGVTFDNSMSMSEHITGVKQHDLNRLQRLQNKAARLIHKKPKYSHARPLLTDLHWLQVDQRINFKTALNMFKTVSNTFPSYISDTLDLSKLKSGGTSILKEVLKPCILHRWSPQLELTPNKYPERFYCRTV, encoded by the coding sequence ATGCTGCAAGTGCATCGGCATGGAGTCAACTACCACATGTACGCTGATGACATTCAAAGCTACCTAGATTTTGATCCTTCCATCCCGTGTGATGCTGAGTGCTGCTTGTTCAGGCTATCTAACTGTATCCAGGATGTCCAAACCTGGATGCTTGCAAACAAACTCAtgctgaatgaaaacaaaacagagtttTTCATAGCATCAGCACCATATCAATACAAACGTCTTGAGCTACTAAGACTCACCAAAGGTAACACAACCATCAATCCTGTCTCATCCGTTTGGAACCTGGGAGTAACTTTTGACAACTCCATGTCAATGAGTGAACATATCACTGGAGTGAAGCAACATGATCTCAACCGCTTACAAAGACTCCAAAACAAGGCCGCTCGACTGATCCATAAGAAGCCAAAATATTCCCATGCCAGACCTCTGCTCACGGATCTACATTGGCTTCAAGTCGACCAGCGGATCAATTTTAAGACGGCactgaacatgttcaaaactgTATCCAATACTTTCCCGTCCTACATTTCAGACACATTAGATCTCAGCAAACTAAAATCTGGTGGTACCTCGATCCTCAAAGAAGTTTTGAAACCGTGCATTCTCCATCGCTGGTCCCCGCAACTGGAACTCACTCCCAACAAATATCCAGAACGCTTCTATTGTAGAACAGTTTAA